The Carcharodon carcharias isolate sCarCar2 chromosome 23, sCarCar2.pri, whole genome shotgun sequence genome has a window encoding:
- the LOC121269145 gene encoding heat shock protein beta-11-like: MLSCRAFHPSRLCQQPVYTLWPVPHGVCEPLECNMWKQMEEARKSMNFMERVLEELAKEFWEEKPRNQDNKPDDNENGKRQPEDKEGDGFSLSLDVQRFSPEELNVKVLGRKVLVTGKHEKKSDDGSGSSSYKYEEFRREFQLPEDVDAEALNCCLSQDGRLKVQAPRLALPAVNERTVPVNITSDTTTSPRLNPGQAAQKLESGKYERKDEEEVKMDNEISFTDIFCKV, encoded by the coding sequence ATGCTGAGCTGTCGGGCTTTCCACCCTTCACGTCTGTGCCAGCAGCCTGTGTACACATTGTGGCCTGTTCCACATGGAGTCTGTGAGCCACTTGAATGCAACATGTGGAAACAGATGGAAGAAGCGAGAAAGAGCATGAACTTCATGGAGCGAGTTCTTGAGGAGCTGGCAAAAGAATTTTGGGAGGAAAAACCAAGAAATCAGGACAACAAACCTGATGATAATGAAAATGGTAAAAGACAACCAGAGGACAAGGAGGGAGATGGCTTTTCTCTGTCCCTGGATGTCCAGCGATTCTCCCCAGAAGAACTGAATGTGAAAGTACTTGGAAGAAAAGTGCTGGTGACAGGAAAACACGAGAAGAAGAGTGATGATGGCAGCGGCTCTTCCAGCTACAAATATGAAGAGTTCCGGAGAGAATTTCAGCTGCCAGAAGATGTCGATGCTGAAGCTCTTAACTGCTGTTTGTCACAGGACGGTCGGTTAAAGGTTCAAGCCCCACGCCTGGCACTGCCAGCTGTGAATGAACGAACCGTGCCCGTCAACATCACCTCGGATACAACAACCAGTCCCCGTCTAAATCCTGGCCAAGCGGCACAGAAACTGGAGAGTGGAAAATATGAGAGGAAAGATGAGGAGGAAGTAAAAATGGACAATGAAATCTCATTTACAGACATCTTTTGTAAGGTGTAA
- the LOC121269175 gene encoding heat shock protein 30C-like, producing MLSCPAFRPSRLCQQPVYTLWPVPHRVCEPLECNTWKQVEEARKSMNFMERVLEELTKEFLEEKARNQDNRPDGNEEGKRLSVDKEGDGFSLSLDVQRFSPEELKVKVLGRKVLVTGKHEKKSDDDSGSSSYKYEEFRREFQLPEDVDAEALNCCLSQDGRLKVQAPRLALPAVNERIVPTNITSDTTASPRINPDQEAQKLESGIYERKDEKQVKMDN from the coding sequence ATGCTGAGCTGTCCGGCTTTCCGCCCTTCACGTCTGTGCCAGCAGCCTGTGTACACATTGTGGCCTGTTCCACACAGGGTCTGTGAGCCGCTTGAATGCAACACATGGAAACAGGTAGAAGAAGCGAGAAAGAGCATGAACTTCATGGAGCGAGTTCTTGAGGAGCTGACAAAAGAATTTTTGGAGGAAAAAGCAAGAAATCAGGACAACAGACCTGATGGTAATGAAGAAGGCAAAAGACTATCAGTGGACAAGGAGGGAGATGGCTTTTCTCTGTCCCTGGATGTCCAGCGATTCTCCCCAGAAGAACTGAAGGTGAAAGTACTTGGAAGAAAAGTGCTGGTGACTGGAAAACACGAGAAGAAGAGTGATGATGACAGCGGATCTTCCAGCTACAAatatgaagagttcaggagagaatttCAGCTGCCAGAAGATGTCGATGCTGAAGCTCTTAACTGCTGTTTGTCACAGGACGGTCGGTTAAAGGTTCAAGCCCCACGCCTGGCACTGCCAGCTGTGAATGAACGAATTGTGCCCACCAACATCACCTCGGATACAACAGCCAGTCCCCGGATAAATCCTGACCAAGAGGCACAGAAACTGGAGAGTGGAATATATGAGAGGAAAGATGAGAAGCAAGTAAAAATGGACAATTAA
- the LOC121269199 gene encoding heat shock protein beta-11-like gives MREEAETMLSCRAFHPSRLCQQPVYTLWPVPHRDCEPLECNTWKQVEEARKSMNFMERVLEELTKEFLEEKPRNQDNRPDDNEEGKRQSEAKQEDGFSLPKDVQRFSPEELKVKVLGRKVLVTGKHEKKSDDGSGSSSYKYEEFRREFQLPEDVDAEALNCCLSQDGRLKVQAPCLALPAVNKRTVPVNITSDTTTSPRLNPGQEAQKQESGKYERKDEEEVKMDN, from the coding sequence ATGAGAGAAGAGGCAGAGACAATGCTGAGCTGTCGGGCTTTCCACCCTTCACGTCTGTGCCAGCAGCCTGTGTACACATTGTGGCCTGTTCCACACAGGGACTGTGAGCCACTTGAATGCAACACGTGGAAACAGGTGGAAGAAGCGAGAAAGAGCATGAACTTCATGGAGCGAGTTCTTGAGGAGCTGACAAAAGAATTTTTGGAGGAAAAACCAAGAAATCAGGACAACAGACCTGATGATAATGAAGAAGGTAAAAGGCAATCAGAGGCCAAGCAGGAAGATGGCTTTTCTCTGCCCAAGGATGTCCAGCGATTCTCCCCAGAAGAACTGAAGGTGAAAGTACTTGGAAGAAAAGTGCTGGTGACAGGAAAACACGAGAAGAAAAGTGATGATGGCAGTGGCTCTTCCAGCTACAAatatgaagagttcaggagagaatttCAGCTGCCAGAAGATGTCGATGCTGAAGCTCTTAACTGCTGTTTGTCACAGGACGGTCGGTTAAAGGTTCAAGCCCCATGCCTGGCACTGCCAGCTGTGAATAAACGAACGGTGCCCGTCAACATCACCTCGGATACAACAACCAGTCCCCGGCTAAATCCTGGCCAAGAGGCacagaaacaggagagtggaaaatATGAGAGGAAAGATGAGGAGGAAGTAAAAATGGACAATTAA
- the LOC121269176 gene encoding heat shock protein beta-11-like, whose translation MLRYRAFHLLRLCQQPVYTLWLVPHRVSEPLECKTLKQVEEARKSMNFMERVLEELAKEFLEEKPRYQNNKSDDNGEVKRQSEDKEGDGFSLSLDVQRFSPEELNVKVLGRKVLVIGKHEKKSDDGNGSSSYKYEEFRKEFQLPEDVDAEAVNCCLSQDGRLKVQAPCLALPAVNEQTLPVNITLDTTTSPRLNPGQEAQKLESGNDAKKSEEEVKMDN comes from the coding sequence ATGCTGAGATATCGGGCTTTCCACCTTTTACGTCTGTGCCAGCAGCCTGTGTACACATTGTGGCTTGttccacacagggtcagtgagcCACTTGAATGCAAAACGTTGAAACAGGTGGAAGAAGCGAGAAAGAGCATGAACTTCATGGAGCGAGTTCTTGAGGAGCTGGCAAAAGAATTTTTGGAGGAAAAACCAAGGTATCAGAACAACAAATCTGATGATAATGGAGAAGTAAAAAGACAATCAGAGGACAAGGAGGGAGATGGCTTTTCTCTGTCCCTGGATGTCCAGCGATTCTCTCCAGAAGAACTGAATGTGAAAGTACTTGGAAGAAAAGTGCTGGTGATAGGGAAACACGAGAAGAAAAGTGATGATGGCAATGGCTCTTCCAGCTACAAATATGAAGAGTTCAGGAAAGAATTTCAGCTGCCAGAAGATGTCGATGCTGAAGCTGTTAACTGCTGTTTGTCACAGGATGGTCGGTTAAAGGTTCAAGCCCCATGCCTGGCACTGCCAGCTGTGAATGAACAAACCCTGCCCGTCAACATCACCTTGGATACAACAACCAGTCCCCGACTAAATCCTGGCCAAGAGGCACAGAAACTGGAGAGTGGGAATGATGCGAAGAAAAGTGAGGAGGAAGTAAAAATGGACAATTAA
- the LOC121269039 gene encoding ras-related protein Rab-5C translates to MAGRGGTARSNGPAAGNKICQFKLVLLGESAVGKSSLVLRFVKGQFHEFQESTIGAAFLTQTVCLDDTTVKFEIWDTAGQERYHSLAPMYYRGAQAAIVVYDITNTDTFARAKNWVKELQRQASPNIVIALAGNKADLANKRAVEFQEAQAYAEDNSLLFMETSAKTAMNVNEIFMAIAKKLPKNEPQNAGGTSGRTRGVDLQETSPQSRSQCCSN, encoded by the exons ATGGCGGGTCGGGGAGGCACGGCTCGATCCAATGGACCAGCCGCTGGGAACAAAATCTGTCAGTTTAAATTGGTTCTCCTGGGTGAGTCGGCAGTCGGGAAATCCAGCCTCGTATTGCGCTTTGTGAAAGGGCAGTTTCATGAATTCCAGGAGAGCACAATTGGAG CTGCCTTTCTAACACAGACGGTCTGTTTGGATGATACAACAGTTAAATTCGAGATCTGGGATACTGCTGGGCAAGAGAGATATCATAGCTTGGCACCAATGTACTACAGGGGAGCACAGGCTGCCATTGTGGTCTACGACATAACCAACACA GACACCTTTGCACGAGCCAAGAACTGGGTAAAAGAACTGCAGCGACAAGCCAGCCCAAATATAGTGATTGCATTAGCTGGTAACAAGGCTGACCTTGCAAATAAGAGAGCTGTAGAATTCCAG GAAGCACAAGCATATGCAGAAGACAACAGCTTGCTGTTCATGGAGACATCAGCAAAGACTGCAATGAATGTGAATGAAATATTTATGGCCATAG CCAAAAAGCTGCCGAAGAATGAACCTCAGAATGCAGGTGGAACCTCAGGCCGAACCAGGGGTGTGGACCTCCAGGAGACCAGTCCGCAGAGTCGGAGCCAGTGCTGCAGTAATTAA